The genome window GGACCTGTATCTCAAAGTCCCGCTGCCGGATCTCTCGCTCGGTGACGAGGTGAGTGACAGTAAGATCGTCCCTGAGCGAGTGCCGCCGATCCTCGAGTATCTCTCGCGCTACGAGTACGCGAGCCGGGACCACGTTGTTTGGACGTTGATGTGGGAAACAGGTGCTCGACTCGGTGGCATCCGAGCAATCGACCTACAGGACTGCGAACTCGAGGGTCGTAAGCCCGGTATCGATTTTGTCCACCGGCCGGACACCGAGACACCACTGAAGAATGACGAAGGGGGCGAGCGATACAATCGGCTCGCCGAACAGACTGCGACGATGTTACAGGATTATATCGATGGTCCCAGAGCGGACGTCACAGACGAGCACGGACGCGACCCGCTCATTACGACGAAGCGAGGACGAGTGAGCCGGAGCTGCGTTTGTGATGCAGTCTATCGATGGACCCGCCCGTGCCACCGTGGAGAAGAGTGCCCGCACGATCGCGACCCGAACACGTGCCAGGCAATCGATCACACGCATATGAGCAAGTGTCCTTCGAGCCGATCGCCTCACGACGTCCGGAAGGCAAGGGTGACGAAGTACCGAAACGACGGCGTTCCACGCGGTGTGGTTTCGGACCGACTCAACGCTTCTGAGGAAATCCTCGATAAGCACTACGACCGCGCCAGTCGGCGAGAGCGAGCAGCACGACGCTGGAAAATTATCAAGGGGAAATAACCATGAAAACTGCAAGCAAGAAAGTAGTTACGACCCGCCCAAGCAAGGCCTGCAGCGCCCATGATCGGCACTTAGTTCAATTCTATTGGCGTTTCAGGGGCGGTGTTCAGATACGGTTCAGGAAGTGAAGGGTGGCGTCTTCTGAGTGTCTATGCCCGAAAACGCATGCATCACAGGAAGCATCGGCCAGATCGACTTGGATTCTGTGGAGCGGGAAGCAACGCTGCGGCTGTTGATGAAGCTCAGTATTCAACTTCACCTTGCTGGACCCTTGCTTTCGAATACTGTTCGAGTCCTCGAGGATTTCGGTGTTGAACGGGCTCGGTCGACCGTTCACAACTGGGTTCACAAGACCGATCTACAGCCGGAGTCAGGTCGAAACCCGGATCATGTTGCGGTTGACGAGACGGTGATCCGACTCGACGACGAACAGTACTGGCTGTACGCCGCCGTCAATCCGAAATCGAACGAATTGCTCCATACGAAGCTCGAGCCGACGAGAACCAAGGTTATTGCGAGCAACTTCGTTCGAGAGCTCCGAGAGAAACACGACGTCGACAACGCCGTATTTCTCATCGATGGAAATCTCTTGTTACAGTACGCCTGTGAGCGTCACGACCTCGAGTTCTGGTACGAACGACACGGTGATCGGAACAGCGTCGAACGTATCTTTTGTGGGATAAAACGACGAACAACCTCGTTCTCGAACTGCTTCAGCAACGCCAAGGCAACAACTGCCGATCAGTGGCTCAAGTCGTTCGCGTTCGCATGGAACCAGTTTATTTGAACACGATCGTTTCAGGTTCCCTAATTGCTGCGACCGGGCCTAGCCGAAGAGGAGACTGACTAACTCGCCAATCGTTAGCCGTGAAGAACGTAGTCTTGAATAACTCTGCTCGAGTACCGCGCCTTCGACGCTGAATCGTGATTCGTCTCTAAATAAATACCATCTCCAATCTCGCGGGGACGAACCATACCCCGATCTTCGTGAGTTGCCGTTGAATTGATTAGATGCCGGGTTTGTGCCCGCGCCGCCGAGATAGGCAGATCGCTTTTTGTGATGTATTTGTTCTCGACGAGATAGTTGACAAATGAAATGTACTGCTCTGTGTCGCTGGCACTACCTGTGAATTCAACATTTTCAGTATCGGGGTTGTATGAGATTCCGGTCTCTTTCTTGATTTCAGCAATAATGAGTTCATCTGACTCGGATACGCCACTCATTTGCACACCCTTCGAAGGGTTTCGAATTCAGAACTTATAAATCTATCACCAGCATTGCGGAAAACTCATAACCGATTTATGTCTTGGATTCACATTGTGTTGTATGAATGATAAAAACAGTGAACGTGACCTCAGAAACTATCTCGGCTCAATCGCCGAGTTCTGTGCGGAAATAGAGTCCAGAACCGTCCCTGAGGGCAAGAGCAGCACGTCCAAACAGATCGGTACGTACTTCGAGAAAGAACTTCGTGTCTGGTTCGAGGATAAACACGGCCTTGTCTCAGAGGGCTCTGTTGCTAAAGACCTCGACTTGCCTGCATTTAATTTAGACTTGAAAACGACCTCGAACCGCCAACCACAGTCGTCAAGCACTTTTGACGATCCTGGTGAAAGGATCGTCGGAGTGGACTACAACATTCTACTGATCGTCTACGACAAACAACCCGTCGACGGTGGGAACAAGTTCGAGATTATGACGTGTGCCTACATCCCGAAAGAACGCGCGAGTGACTACCGTAAGTCCGAAGATGCCGTCAAATTGGTTGCGGACTACAGAGATGGCAAGCTGTCCGAGGCTGACCTTCGAGAACAGTTAGAGAATTTAACAGGCGTCGGTGCGATTAGTGATGAGAAATTCAAGGAAATCAAAGAGAGTCCTCCCGAAAAAGGCGCGATCACAATGACCCCTGCCCTGCAATGGCGGTTCAACTACAACAAGATGGTCAAAAAAGAGGTCCCCGAGGGAACTAAGCGGATCTACGGCTCAATAGGAGATCAGACCACTTTGCCTGATACAAACGAATAGCAATTTACCGTCCTTCGGCCTTGATTAGATGCCTGAATTCATACGTGTGGGTGGTCGAAAGCGAGTCGATGCTTCAGCGAGACGCCCTGTTGGGTGACACGGGCAAGCTTGCTGAACACAAACTCGCCTTCTCGAGTTACGTTCTAGAATGTCAACAAATATCGATACGTAATAGAGATGAAGAATTTACGGCTCTGGTGAATAACTAGACAGCGGCGACTTCGGGTGGGAAATAGGTCGCTCGAGGCCCCACGCTGGAGCAATCATGGCTGCAACCTCCACAGACTCAACGATGACGAACTAATTTGCCGGTCTTACCGAGAGGACAAGACAGTACAACTCGGCGCAGTATGGCGATTCACCAGAGCCAACTAATCGAATCTGCGGCTTAATACGACGCCAAAGTGCTTTGTCCAACGTCAGGGAATAGAGATCCCTCAGACAGCATCTCCTCCACCAACTCGTCAATCTTTGCCTGTACGATCTCCAGTTCCTCGATAGTTTTCTTGTTGTACTTACGCTTGCTTACGTTCGTGTGCTGGGGAACGATTTCGTGGGCTTCCATCGAGAGTTCAGCGAGCCGCTCGCTGTCCTCAGTTTGCTTGTACTCAGGTAGTTCAAGCTTAGAAACCACCGTTTTCGAGAGACTTGATTTCCCCTCGGAAGCGATTCCTTTGATTGACTTCTGGTAAATAGACGAGTTGAGCAGCCCGCAGAGGAAGTGAGCCTCGTACTCGTCATCGGTTGAGATAAACATGAAGTGGTCGCCAGGGACGACCATCTTTTCGCCCAAGTCCTCGTCATCAACGGTGCTGACT of Natrarchaeobaculum sulfurireducens contains these proteins:
- a CDS encoding tyrosine-type recombinase/integrase: MSGDLEPISPSKAVELHLDAMKDGAAAWTRTSHKSDLRAFVEWCRQEGGIDNMNELNGRHLYEFRVWRREGGYSNGKDSELAKKTLHSNLTTIRAFLRFCGDIEAVHEDLYLKVPLPDLSLGDEVSDSKIVPERVPPILEYLSRYEYASRDHVVWTLMWETGARLGGIRAIDLQDCELEGRKPGIDFVHRPDTETPLKNDEGGERYNRLAEQTATMLQDYIDGPRADVTDEHGRDPLITTKRGRVSRSCVCDAVYRWTRPCHRGEECPHDRDPNTCQAIDHTHMSKCPSSRSPHDVRKARVTKYRNDGVPRGVVSDRLNASEEILDKHYDRASRRERAARRWKIIKGK
- a CDS encoding IS6 family transposase translates to MPENACITGSIGQIDLDSVEREATLRLLMKLSIQLHLAGPLLSNTVRVLEDFGVERARSTVHNWVHKTDLQPESGRNPDHVAVDETVIRLDDEQYWLYAAVNPKSNELLHTKLEPTRTKVIASNFVRELREKHDVDNAVFLIDGNLLLQYACERHDLEFWYERHGDRNSVERIFCGIKRRTTSFSNCFSNAKATTADQWLKSFAFAWNQFI